TAAGAAAAATAAAAATTACCAGGCGGACGTAAAATAACAGCAGACCGTACCGCCGACTCGCCTTTGACGGGAGTTTTTTAGCATGTTTTCTCGTTGAAAAGTAGAAAAACCTATCCGGCCGGGGCCAAACCCGAGGGAAGGAATTGACTCCGTTGCAAAATTTCTCGTCTGAAGGGGCCGGGTTTCAGGCCTTCGGGCGGGCCGTCTGCGACCGGGTGGCGCCAAAGGCGCGACAAGGGTGACACGGGCCGCCATTTCGCCAGATCCTCCGGCGGGCGCCAATACGAACCTTGCGGAACCCGAACAAAAAATTCAGGGTTCGCACATCAGCAGACTATTTCTGGGAGGGAAGAGTAATGAACATGATACTGAAGACAGCCGTTGCGGCGATTGCCCTGACGACCGCCACGATAACGGCCGCATCGGCCGAGACGCGGGTGACGTACAAGTCGGCCAAGACTGGATCGTCCTATTACCAGATGGGCGTGGAACTGGCCGAGGCGATGAAGGCCGGCACCGGCGGCGACATCTCGGTCACCGTGGAAGAAAGCCAGGGCTCCGTTCAGAACGTGATGGAAGTGCGCGCCCGTGGTGGCGACTACGTCTTCACCACGCCACCGGCGCTCGTCGGTCTGGCGCAAGGGGGGAAGGCCATGTTCGAAGGGAAGGGCGATCCGGCCTTTGACGATATTCGCGCGCTTTTTCCCATTCCGTCGCTGACCATGCATTTCGTCATGTCCGCCGATAGCGGTGTCACCGATATCGCGGGTCTGGCGGGCAAGACGATCCTGCTCGGCAAGGGCTCCTTCGGCGCGACAGAGGGCGAGAAATACCTCGAACTCTTCGGTGTGGCCGATAGCGTCGAGATCGCGGATGCGGAACTGTCCAACGCTGTCGCAGCGCTCAAGAACGGGCAGATCGACGGTTTCGTCACGGCAGGCTCTTACCCCGCGCCCAACGTGATAGAGGCGGCGGCTTCCGCTTCCGTCACGATCCTGTCCATGACGCAAGAGCAGGTCGCCGAGACCAAGCGCACGGAAATCGTCATTCCCGCCAACACCTATGCCGGTCAGCAGGCCGATATCACCACGACCTCGCTGCCCGTGGTGGCATACACGACCACCAAGATGGACGACGACACGGCCTACGCGCTGACCAAGACCTACTGGGAAAACAAGGCCAAGCTGGGCGATACATCCCCTTGGTGGAACGGTGTCGATCCGGCCATGCTGGGCAATATCAACGGCAAGATCCATCCCGGTGCGGTGCGCTACTACGAAGAAGCGGGCATTGAACTGAGCGAAGACCAGAAGTAACGCTCCGCCCCAGTGCAGGCCGGATCTTGCGTCCGGCCTGCTCCTCCTGATCCAGAGAGTTCCCATGCCTGATCTTCGCACCGGTCGCCTTGCCGCAGCTTTCTGGTTGATACTGGCCGCGGCGCTCGTGGCCTATCACCTTGCGCTGATCTTCTCCGGCCTGGTTCCCAATCTGGTCAGCCGTCCGCTGCATATGGCTTTCATCCTGCCGTTCGTGCTGATGCTGGGCAACGAAAGCCGCTGGGGAACGATAAGCGGCACGGTACTGGCCGCGCTGGGCATCTGCGCGACAGTATGGATCGCGATCAACCACGACCGGCTGGGCGATCAATACGGCTTCCTAGAAGGCGACATGCAGATTGCCATGGCGGTCACCCTTCTGGTGGTGACGCTCGAGGCCGCCCGCCGTGCCATCGGCTGGCCGCTGCCGCTGGTCGCTGCCGCAGCGCTGCTTTACGGTCTTTTCGGTCAATACATTCCCGGCCAGTTCGGCCATTCAGGAACTCCGATCGCCAGTTTCCTCGGAACGCTCACCATTGCCGAAGGCGGTATCTTCGGGTCACTCACCGGGGTGTCCGTGGCCGTGGTGGCGATTTTCGTGATCTTCGGCGCGGTGCTGAACGCGGGCGAGGCGGGGCAGGGGTTCATGAACGTGGCCGGCGCGGCGGCAGGACGACTGAAGGGCGGGGGTGCGAAGGTATCCGTGATCTCCTCGGCGCTCTTCGGTTCGATCTCGGGGTCCGCTTCGGCCAATGTCGCGTCTACCGGCGCCGTCACCCTGCCTGCCATGACCAAACTGGGCTATCCCAAACGCCTTGCTGCCGCTGTCGAGGCGGTCGCATCCTCTGGCGGGCAAATTATGCCGCCCCTGATGGGCGCGGGTGCTTTCGTTATGGTCGAGCTGACCGGCGTGCCCTACACGTCGATCATGGCGGCGGCGATCCTGCCCGCGCTTCTCTACTTCTTTGCCGTCTGGGTCGGCATCAACGCCTATGCCACCCGTTTCGACCTCAGGGGCGTTGACGAAGCAGACCGCCCCAAGGGGCGCGACGTCGTTATCACCTCGCTGTTTTTCCTTGTGCCCTTCTCGGTCCTGCTCTGGGCGATGTTCGGGGCCGGGTTCACCCCGCAATATGCAGCGGCGCTTGCGATCCTTGCGGGGGCGGTGCTTTTGTTCTTCAACATGGACTTCGAACTGCGGCCTTCACAGATCGCCGAGCGGTTCCAGAGTGCGCTGATGAATGCCGCAAGACAGGTGTCGATGATCGCGGCCATCATCCTGTGTGCCTCGATCATCATCGGTGTGCTTGCGATCACGGGCCTCGGCGTCAAGATCACCTCGCTTATCCTCGAAGGGTCCGGTGGCCTGCTCTGGCCGTCACTGCTTCTGACCGCGCTCGCCTGTCTGCTTCTGGGGATGGAGGTGCCGACGACGGCGGCCTATGTCATCTGCGTGTCGGTCGCGGGTCCGGCGCTGATACAGCTGGGGCTGGAGCCCTTGCAGGCGCATCTGTTCGTTTTCTGGTTCGCCCTGCTGTCGACGATCACGCCGCCGGTCTGCGGCGCGGTTTTCATCGCTGCGGGGATGATCGGGGAAAACTGGCTGAAGGTCGCGCTGACGGCGATGGCGCTGGGGGTGGGGCTCTATCTGATCCCCTTGGGGATGATCGCAAACCCCGACATCATCCGGCTGGTCGACAGTCCCCTGTCCGCGATCATCGCGATGCTGCGGATCGCCGCCGGGCTGGCGCTCGTCTCCTACGGGCTGATCGGTGCCCGCAAAAGTGGCAAGACCGCCCTGCTGGTCGGTGCCGGGCTGGCCGTGATCTTTTCGGGCATCTACATCTGACGTCTTCCGCCGCAACGGTCCGGAAGGGCACGCGGGCGCGTCGCACCCCGTTACGGTGGGCAATGGTTCGTAGCGCCGTGGCGGGGACAGGGGGGGCGAAACCGCGCCCTGTTCAGGCGGTAGAACCCATCACCCGGCTTGGGTGAAAATCGCTGACATGAAGGTCAGGCCGCGCGATGGCGCGGGACCTGCCGCAAGTGGCTGCCGGTCGCGGCCCCCGGCAGTGCGGCGATACGGTCGGCGACGGTCAGAAGCGTGGCAAGGTCGATGCCGGTGTCGAGCCCGCCTTCGTTGAACGCGAAAACGACGTCTTCGGTCGCCGTGTTGCCAGTGGCGCCGGGCGCGAAGGGACAACCCCCAAGCCCCGCCGCAGCTGTATCGAAAACGCTGACGCCCGCGCGCCACGCGGCAAGCGCATTGGCAACCCCCTGTCCGAAGGTGTCGTGCCCGTGGAAGGCCCAGGAATTCTCGCGGCTCTCGGGCAGGGCCATGACGGTCCCGAACCTTTCTGCGACCGTGAACGGATTGGCGCGGCCCGTGGTGTCGCAAAGCGCGATCCCGGCGCGGGGCGCGATGGCGCAGATCGCGCGGACGGCGTCCGTGACAGCCTCCAGGGCGACCGTCCCGTCAAAGGGGCAATCGAATGCAGTGGCGAGATCCACGCGCAGGTCCGTCCCGCCGGGCATCACCTCGACGATCCGTGCTAGACCCTCGATCGACTGCGCGACGGATTGGCGGACATTGTTTTGGTTATGCGCCTCGGAGGCGGAAAAGACATAGACCAGCTCGGTAATGCCCGCCGCCAGCGCATCTTCGGCGCCCCGCGGATTGGGCACCAGCGCGGAAAGCCGTGCGGGCAGATCGCGCACCGCCGCCGTGATATCGCGCATATCGGCCATTTGCGGGATCGCCTTGGGGCTGACGAAACTTCCGATCTCGATCCGCTGACATCCTGCCGCGGCCAGATCACGGATGATGGCGATCTTGTCCTGCGTCGGCAGCGGGGCGGCGATGGATTGAAAGCCGTCGCGCGGGGCGACTTCGCAGATTACGGGATGCCGGTCGGCCATGGGTCAGATTTCCTGCAAATTCTCGGATGGTGCGTTGTCGTCGTCCTGATCCGGCCAGAAGGCCGCATCGAGCGCGTTGAACAGGAACTGGATCGCCAGCATTCCAAAGCCCAGCGGCAGCAGCGCGTAGGGCACCACCATCGGCGTGCCGAAACTGGAGGAGACACGCTCGCCGAAATCCCACGCCTGATAGGTCATAAGGCCGCCACGCCAGGCCATGATCCCGCAAAACGCGACGCCGATCAGACCGATCAGCACCCGCAGCACGCGCTGGGCGCCCCTGGCCATCTTGTCCGCGAAAAAGGTGATCCGGATATGGCTGTCGGTCCGCTGTACATCCGCCGCGGTGATGGCGGCGACGTAGATGATCAGAAAGGTATTGATTTCAAGTGACCACGAGGTCGGCGCGGTAAAGACATACCGCATGATCGCGTCATAACAGATTGTCAGCACCATGAAGGCCAGCACGAACTGGCCTGACAGTTGCAGGGCCCGGGCGATGCGGTCGAATAGCTTTCTCATGGCATGATCCTTGCTGTTGGGCCCCGCCCGGGCAATTCCGGGGCGGGGCGGCGCATTTGGTTAAGATGTCTGGCCGAGGGCGAGCGCGATGGCACGCTCACCGACTTCGGCACCCACCTCTTCCATCCAGGCGGCGTCGACGGCCTTGGAGGCTTCGGCCAATTGGGCGAGGTCCTCTTCGGTCGGCTCGATCACCTCGATCCCGGCGGCTTCCATCATGGGCCAGAATTCGTTGGGATAGATCACATCATTGGCCTCTTTCGCGCCATTGGCGTCCAGCCAGTCGGCTGCCTCGGTGAAGGCGGCCTGCGCGTCGGAGCTCATTGTCTCCCAACGCTTCGTGGTGGTGAAGAGGCCGATGCCGTAGGCGGTCAGCGGCAGTTTGTGCACGAAGCCCAGTTGCTCCTGCAAGGAACGGCCGACGACGGTGGAGATATTGGCGACGGCGGCATCGACCGTGCCGCGCTGAAGCGCCAGATACAGCTCCGACGACGGGATCCGCACGGCAGCGGCGCCGAAATCCTCGATGACCTGCGTGGCCTCGAAGCTGACGACGCGCACTTTCTTGCCCGACAGGTCGGCGACGGACTGGATCGGTGCGGCTTTGGTGGACCACATGTATTCGGGCTCGAGAATGTTGCCCATCAAGGAATGCATGTAGAGCCCTTCTTTCTGCATCTCCTCGTTGATCAGCTCGTACAGAGGGCTGCCTTTGGCAAGCCGGTCGGGATTGTCATGGAGCGCCTCGACCACGCTGGGCAGACCTGTGATCCCCAGGATCGGCACCGAGCGGGTGATGTAGCTGGTGGTGTGGAACATGAAGTCGATGGCGCCCGAGTTCAGCGCGGGCAGCTGTTCGTCTGCCTTCAGCAGCTTGGCACTGTCGTAATAGTCGACGGCAACGGCGTCGCTCTGCGACAGGCGCTCGACGAAACCGGCAGAGCCGAAGGACAGGGCCTTGTAGCTCGGCGGCAGGTAGCTGACCCCGGTCAGCGTGGTTTTGGCAAAGGCCGGGGCGCCGAGGCTCATCAGGGAGCCTGCGGCGGCAGTTGTTTGCAGGAAAGTGCGGCGGTTCATGGTCATTCTGTTATCCTCCTATCGAATGACGGTATTAGAGAAGGCCGGGCAGCCAGAGGCTGAGCGCCGGGGAGAGAACGAAGATCATCAGCATCGCGAACTGCACGAAGACGAAGGGCACGACGGAACGGATGATTTCTTCGACTGACAACATCGGACAGACCCCGCGCAGCGCGTAGAGGTTCAGACCAACCGGCGGTGTGACAACGGCGATCTCGAGGTTCATCACGAGAATGATACCGAACCACAGCGGGTCATAGCCCAGCTGGACGATGAGCGGCAGAAGGATCGGCGTCGTCACCACGATGAGCGAGACCGCGTCAACCAGCATGCCCAGAAGCACCAGCGCCAGCATGATGATCACCAGGATCGCCCAGGCCGG
Above is a window of Sulfitobacter sp. HNIBRBA3233 DNA encoding:
- a CDS encoding TAXI family TRAP transporter solute-binding subunit, whose amino-acid sequence is MNMILKTAVAAIALTTATITAASAETRVTYKSAKTGSSYYQMGVELAEAMKAGTGGDISVTVEESQGSVQNVMEVRARGGDYVFTTPPALVGLAQGGKAMFEGKGDPAFDDIRALFPIPSLTMHFVMSADSGVTDIAGLAGKTILLGKGSFGATEGEKYLELFGVADSVEIADAELSNAVAALKNGQIDGFVTAGSYPAPNVIEAAASASVTILSMTQEQVAETKRTEIVIPANTYAGQQADITTTSLPVVAYTTTKMDDDTAYALTKTYWENKAKLGDTSPWWNGVDPAMLGNINGKIHPGAVRYYEEAGIELSEDQK
- a CDS encoding TRAP transporter permease encodes the protein MPDLRTGRLAAAFWLILAAALVAYHLALIFSGLVPNLVSRPLHMAFILPFVLMLGNESRWGTISGTVLAALGICATVWIAINHDRLGDQYGFLEGDMQIAMAVTLLVVTLEAARRAIGWPLPLVAAAALLYGLFGQYIPGQFGHSGTPIASFLGTLTIAEGGIFGSLTGVSVAVVAIFVIFGAVLNAGEAGQGFMNVAGAAAGRLKGGGAKVSVISSALFGSISGSASANVASTGAVTLPAMTKLGYPKRLAAAVEAVASSGGQIMPPLMGAGAFVMVELTGVPYTSIMAAAILPALLYFFAVWVGINAYATRFDLRGVDEADRPKGRDVVITSLFFLVPFSVLLWAMFGAGFTPQYAAALAILAGAVLLFFNMDFELRPSQIAERFQSALMNAARQVSMIAAIILCASIIIGVLAITGLGVKITSLILEGSGGLLWPSLLLTALACLLLGMEVPTTAAYVICVSVAGPALIQLGLEPLQAHLFVFWFALLSTITPPVCGAVFIAAGMIGENWLKVALTAMALGVGLYLIPLGMIANPDIIRLVDSPLSAIIAMLRIAAGLALVSYGLIGARKSGKTALLVGAGLAVIFSGIYI
- a CDS encoding hydroxymethylglutaryl-CoA lyase, yielding MADRHPVICEVAPRDGFQSIAAPLPTQDKIAIIRDLAAAGCQRIEIGSFVSPKAIPQMADMRDITAAVRDLPARLSALVPNPRGAEDALAAGITELVYVFSASEAHNQNNVRQSVAQSIEGLARIVEVMPGGTDLRVDLATAFDCPFDGTVALEAVTDAVRAICAIAPRAGIALCDTTGRANPFTVAERFGTVMALPESRENSWAFHGHDTFGQGVANALAAWRAGVSVFDTAAAGLGGCPFAPGATGNTATEDVVFAFNEGGLDTGIDLATLLTVADRIAALPGAATGSHLRQVPRHRAA
- a CDS encoding TRAP transporter small permease — translated: MRKLFDRIARALQLSGQFVLAFMVLTICYDAIMRYVFTAPTSWSLEINTFLIIYVAAITAADVQRTDSHIRITFFADKMARGAQRVLRVLIGLIGVAFCGIMAWRGGLMTYQAWDFGERVSSSFGTPMVVPYALLPLGFGMLAIQFLFNALDAAFWPDQDDDNAPSENLQEI
- a CDS encoding TRAP transporter substrate-binding protein; translation: MTMNRRTFLQTTAAAGSLMSLGAPAFAKTTLTGVSYLPPSYKALSFGSAGFVERLSQSDAVAVDYYDSAKLLKADEQLPALNSGAIDFMFHTTSYITRSVPILGITGLPSVVEALHDNPDRLAKGSPLYELINEEMQKEGLYMHSLMGNILEPEYMWSTKAAPIQSVADLSGKKVRVVSFEATQVIEDFGAAAVRIPSSELYLALQRGTVDAAVANISTVVGRSLQEQLGFVHKLPLTAYGIGLFTTTKRWETMSSDAQAAFTEAADWLDANGAKEANDVIYPNEFWPMMEAAGIEVIEPTEEDLAQLAEASKAVDAAWMEEVGAEVGERAIALALGQTS